The Buchnera aphidicola (Hyalopterus amygdali) genome has a segment encoding these proteins:
- the efp gene encoding elongation factor P — protein MKLYNSNNFRSGHKIIFEKEPYLIESSEFVKPGKGQAFVRVKLRKLLTKQLIEKTFKSTHSLEIADISEYTFSYLYNDSYFWYFIKNNTFEELSVDKKIVGVNKKWLLEQDTCTITFWDNQPISITPNIFVELKVVETETSSKSDTINSSSKLAILSTGAILKVPLFVQVGSLIKVDTRSGEYVSRIK, from the coding sequence GTGAAATTATATAATAGTAATAATTTTCGTTCAGGTCATAAAATTATTTTTGAAAAAGAACCTTATTTAATAGAATCTAGTGAGTTTGTTAAACCTGGTAAAGGTCAAGCTTTTGTTCGTGTTAAATTAAGAAAATTATTAACAAAACAGCTAATAGAAAAAACATTTAAATCTACACATTCTTTAGAAATAGCTGATATTTCAGAGTATACTTTTTCTTATTTATATAATGATAGTTATTTTTGGTATTTTATTAAAAACAACACCTTTGAAGAATTATCAGTAGATAAAAAAATTGTTGGTGTTAATAAAAAATGGTTATTGGAACAAGATACGTGTACAATTACTTTTTGGGATAATCAACCAATTTCTATTACACCAAATATTTTTGTTGAATTAAAAGTTGTTGAGACAGAAACATCATCAAAAAGCGATACGATTAACTCTAGTAGTAAATTAGCTATATTAAGTACAGGAGCAATTCTCAAAGTACCGTTGTTTGTACAAGTTGGGTCTTTAATTAAAGTAGATACTAGATCTGGTGAGTATGTATCTAGAATTAAATAG
- the glmS gene encoding glutamine--fructose-6-phosphate transaminase (isomerizing), whose product MCGIVAAVTERNITDFLLESIKRLEYRGYDSSGLAIINQKKNIIRIRCIGKVNELSKKVKQKKIFGKIGIAHTRWATHGKVSEENAHPHISSNIVIVHNGIIENSLKLRSFLEKKGYIFHSDTDTEVIAHLLHWEQTKTGKSLIEVIQNSKNRLHGSYSMVIMDAYNSSKLIAVRSGSPLVIGLGQKENFIASDQIALLNITKRLIYLKEGDIAIIHSKNIKIFNKHGFIKKRKEIISNVKYKTIGKGKYKYYMEKEIYEQPSSIRHALHHRIKKDKINFSELGYRAKKIFLNIEHIQIVACGTSYHAAMVSKHWFESLASIPCDVEVASEFSSRKLAVRKKSFFITLSQSGETADTLEALRISKKLGYLGNLTICNMKGSSLVQESDFYLLTKAGIEIGVASTKSFTTQLTVLLMLVAKITKLKQKKSNIEKKIANILTTLPFRIEEILKKNNIIKTISHQLCNKNNILFLGRGDQYPIAMEGALKLKEISYIHAEAYPSGELKHGPLALIDKNIPVIITAPKNSLLEKTKKNIKEISARGGIIYVFSDQEIDLEENMTVIKIPYVEEIIAPILYIIPLQLLAYYIGLRKGKNIDQPRNLAKSVTVE is encoded by the coding sequence ATGTGTGGTATTGTTGCTGCAGTAACAGAACGAAATATAACTGATTTTCTTCTCGAAAGCATTAAAAGATTAGAATACAGAGGATACGATTCTTCAGGATTAGCTATAATAAATCAAAAAAAAAATATTATTCGAATCCGATGTATAGGAAAAGTAAACGAACTTTCAAAAAAAGTAAAACAAAAAAAAATATTTGGGAAAATTGGTATTGCTCATACTAGATGGGCTACTCACGGTAAAGTTTCAGAAGAAAATGCACATCCTCATATTTCTTCAAATATTGTTATAGTTCATAACGGTATTATTGAAAATAGTCTAAAACTACGTAGTTTTTTAGAAAAAAAAGGTTATATATTTCATTCCGATACTGATACTGAAGTCATTGCTCACTTATTACACTGGGAACAAACTAAAACAGGAAAATCTCTTATAGAAGTAATACAAAACAGTAAAAATAGGCTACATGGTAGTTACAGCATGGTTATTATGGATGCATATAATTCATCAAAATTAATAGCAGTACGTTCTGGAAGTCCGCTAGTTATTGGATTAGGTCAAAAAGAAAATTTTATAGCTTCTGATCAAATTGCGCTATTAAATATTACAAAAAGATTAATATATTTAAAAGAAGGAGATATTGCTATTATTCATAGCAAAAATATTAAAATTTTTAATAAACATGGTTTTATAAAAAAAAGAAAAGAAATAATATCAAATGTAAAATATAAAACAATAGGTAAAGGTAAATATAAATATTATATGGAAAAAGAAATATACGAACAACCTTCTTCTATTCGTCATGCTTTGCATCATCGTATAAAAAAAGATAAAATAAATTTTTCTGAATTAGGATATAGAGCAAAAAAAATATTTTTAAATATAGAGCATATTCAAATAGTAGCATGTGGAACTTCCTATCACGCTGCAATGGTATCTAAACATTGGTTTGAGTCACTTGCTAGTATTCCGTGTGACGTTGAAGTTGCTTCTGAATTTTCTTCACGAAAATTAGCTGTTAGAAAAAAAAGTTTTTTTATTACTTTATCACAATCTGGTGAAACAGCTGATACCTTAGAGGCACTGAGAATATCAAAAAAATTAGGATATTTAGGAAATTTAACAATATGTAATATGAAAGGTTCTTCTTTAGTTCAAGAATCTGATTTTTATTTACTCACTAAAGCAGGGATAGAAATAGGTGTAGCATCTACAAAATCTTTTACCACACAATTAACTGTTTTATTAATGTTAGTAGCAAAAATAACAAAATTAAAACAAAAAAAAAGTAACATTGAAAAAAAAATAGCTAATATATTAACTACTTTACCTTTTAGAATTGAAGAAATTTTAAAAAAAAACAATATAATTAAAACTATATCGCATCAATTATGTAATAAAAATAACATTTTATTTCTTGGTCGAGGAGACCAATACCCTATTGCTATGGAAGGTGCTTTAAAATTAAAAGAAATTTCTTATATTCATGCTGAAGCTTATCCATCAGGAGAGCTCAAACACGGTCCACTAGCACTAATTGATAAAAATATACCAGTTATTATTACTGCACCAAAAAACTCATTGCTTGAAAAAACAAAAAAAAATATTAAAGAAATATCTGCAAGAGGTGGTATAATTTATGTTTTTTCAGACCAAGAAATAGATTTAGAAGAAAATATGACTGTTATAAAAATTCCATATGTAGAAGAAATAATAGCGCCTATTTTATATATAATTCCATTACAATTACTTGCTTATTATATCGGATTACGTAAGGGAAAAAACATTGATCAACCAAGAAATCTTGCAAAATCAGTTACAGTAGAATAA
- the groL gene encoding chaperonin GroEL (60 kDa chaperone family; promotes refolding of misfolded polypeptides especially under stressful conditions; forms two stacked rings of heptamers to form a barrel-shaped 14mer; ends can be capped by GroES; misfolded proteins enter the barrel where they are refolded when GroES binds) → MAAKDVKFGNEARIKMLRGVNVLADAVKVTLGPKGRNVVLDKSFGAPSITKDGVSVAREIELEDKFENMGAQMVKEVASKANDAAGDGTTTATLLAQSIVNEGLKAVAAGMNPMDLKRGIDKAVISAVEELKNLSVPCSDSKAITQVGTISANADEKVGSLIAEAMEKVGNDGVITVEEGTGLQNELEVVKGMQFDRGYLSPYFINKPESGIVELENPYILMADKKISNVREMLPILESVAKSGKPLLIISEDLEGEALATLVVNSMRGIVKVAAVKAPGFGDRRKAMLQDISILTGGSVISEELAMDLEKSTLEDLGQAKRVVINKDTTTIIGGIGEKHAIQSRISQIRQEIQEATSDYDKEKLNERLAKLSGGVAVLKVGAATEVEMKEKKARVEDALHATRAAVEEGVVPGGGVALVRVAGKISNLHGHNEDQNVGIRVALRAMEAPLRQIVSNSGEEPSVVTNNVKDGKGNYGYNAATDEYGDMIDFGILDPTKVTRSALQYAASVAGLMITTECMVTDLPKEDKSSDINPSPAGGMGGMGGMM, encoded by the coding sequence ATGGCCGCTAAAGATGTAAAATTTGGTAATGAAGCTCGAATTAAAATGCTTCGTGGAGTAAATGTATTAGCAGATGCAGTTAAGGTGACTTTAGGACCAAAAGGTAGAAATGTAGTTTTAGATAAATCTTTTGGCGCACCTAGTATTACTAAAGATGGTGTATCCGTAGCTCGCGAAATCGAATTAGAAGATAAATTCGAAAATATGGGAGCACAAATGGTAAAAGAAGTAGCATCAAAAGCAAATGATGCTGCAGGAGATGGTACCACTACAGCCACTTTATTAGCACAGTCTATAGTAAATGAAGGTCTAAAAGCCGTAGCAGCTGGAATGAATCCTATGGATTTAAAACGCGGTATCGATAAAGCTGTTATTAGTGCAGTTGAAGAATTAAAAAATTTATCTGTACCATGTTCAGACTCTAAAGCTATTACTCAAGTAGGGACAATTTCTGCAAATGCAGATGAGAAAGTTGGTTCCTTGATTGCGGAAGCAATGGAAAAAGTTGGAAATGATGGTGTTATTACAGTAGAGGAAGGAACAGGTCTTCAAAACGAACTTGAAGTTGTAAAAGGCATGCAATTCGATCGAGGTTATTTGTCTCCATATTTTATTAACAAGCCCGAATCAGGTATCGTTGAATTAGAAAATCCATATATTTTAATGGCTGATAAAAAAATATCTAATGTTCGTGAAATGCTACCAATATTAGAATCTGTAGCGAAATCTGGAAAGCCATTATTAATAATTTCAGAAGATTTAGAAGGAGAAGCTTTAGCTACCTTAGTAGTAAATTCTATGCGTGGTATAGTTAAAGTTGCTGCTGTTAAAGCTCCAGGATTTGGTGATAGACGTAAAGCAATGTTGCAAGATATTTCTATATTAACTGGTGGTTCTGTAATATCTGAAGAATTAGCTATGGATTTAGAAAAATCTACTTTAGAAGATTTAGGACAAGCAAAGAGAGTTGTAATTAATAAAGATACTACAACTATCATTGGTGGTATTGGAGAAAAACATGCCATTCAAAGTCGTATTAGTCAAATTCGTCAAGAAATTCAAGAAGCTACTTCTGACTATGATAAAGAAAAGTTAAATGAACGTTTAGCTAAATTATCAGGAGGTGTCGCGGTTCTTAAAGTAGGTGCGGCGACTGAAGTCGAAATGAAAGAGAAAAAAGCTCGTGTAGAAGATGCTCTTCATGCTACTCGTGCTGCAGTAGAAGAAGGTGTGGTTCCTGGTGGAGGTGTTGCATTAGTTCGTGTAGCTGGAAAAATATCTAATTTACATGGTCATAATGAAGATCAAAATGTTGGAATTAGAGTAGCGCTTCGTGCTATGGAAGCTCCATTACGTCAAATTGTTTCAAATTCTGGCGAAGAGCCTTCTGTAGTTACTAATAATGTAAAAGATGGAAAAGGTAACTATGGTTACAATGCTGCTACTGATGAATATGGCGACATGATTGATTTTGGTATACTAGATCCTACTAAAGTGACTAGATCGGCATTACAATATGCTGCTTCTGTTGCTGGACTAATGATTACAACAGAATGTATGGTAACTGATTTACCAAAAGAAGATAAATCTTCTGATATTAATCCATCTCCTGCTGGAGGAATGGGTGGTATGGGCGGAATGATGTAA
- the rpoH gene encoding RNA polymerase sigma factor RpoH, giving the protein MISKVQMLSVTALGNLDAYIRIANLWPMLSIKEENSLAKRLRYHGDLDAAKTLILSHLRFVIHISRHYSGYGLLQADLIQEGNIGLMKAVRRFNPEIGVRLVSFAVHWIKSEIHEYVLRNWRIVKVATTKSQRKLFFNLRKSKKRLGWFNEEEIEIVARELGVSNEDVREMESRMSAQDITFNAFPEEDVKDGKINNNMLYLQDKTSNFANGLEQDNWDKHATDKLSSALLKLDERSRNIIRARWLDNKKKSTLQKIANDYGISAERVRQLEQNAMKKLKIAIEN; this is encoded by the coding sequence ATGATTAGTAAAGTACAGATGTTGTCTGTAACAGCACTAGGTAATTTAGATGCTTATATTAGAATAGCTAATTTATGGCCCATGTTATCTATTAAAGAAGAAAATTCATTAGCTAAACGTTTGCGTTATCACGGTGATTTAGATGCTGCGAAAACTTTAATTCTTTCTCATCTTCGTTTTGTTATTCATATTTCTCGCCATTATTCAGGATACGGTTTACTTCAAGCTGACTTAATACAAGAAGGTAATATTGGTTTAATGAAAGCAGTGCGAAGATTTAATCCAGAGATAGGAGTGCGTCTTGTTTCTTTTGCTGTTCATTGGATTAAATCAGAAATACATGAATATGTATTACGTAATTGGAGAATTGTTAAAGTAGCTACTACTAAGTCTCAAAGAAAATTATTTTTTAATTTAAGAAAAAGCAAAAAAAGATTAGGTTGGTTTAATGAAGAAGAAATTGAAATAGTAGCTCGGGAATTAGGTGTAAGCAATGAAGATGTAAGAGAAATGGAATCCAGAATGTCAGCTCAAGATATTACTTTTAATGCATTTCCAGAAGAGGATGTAAAAGATGGGAAAATAAATAATAATATGCTTTATTTACAAGATAAAACTTCTAATTTTGCTAATGGACTTGAACAAGATAACTGGGATAAACATGCTACCGATAAATTAAGTAGTGCTTTATTAAAATTAGATGAACGCAGTCGAAATATTATTCGCGCACGTTGGTTAGATAATAAAAAAAAGAGTACTTTACAAAAAATAGCAAATGATTATGGTATTTCTGCTGAACGTGTTCGGCAATTAGAACAAAATGCTATGAAAAAATTAAAAATAGCTATAGAAAATTAG
- a CDS encoding co-chaperone GroES, translated as MKIRPLHDRVLVKRQEAELKSAGGIVLTGSAAGKSTRGTVTAVGNGRVLDNGEIKPLDVKVGDVVIFNEGYGAKTEKIDNEELLILTESDILAVVE; from the coding sequence ATGAAAATTCGTCCATTGCATGATCGTGTGCTTGTAAAGCGTCAAGAAGCAGAATTAAAATCAGCAGGTGGAATTGTTCTTACAGGTTCTGCTGCGGGAAAATCTACTCGTGGAACAGTCACGGCAGTTGGTAATGGCCGCGTGCTAGATAATGGTGAAATTAAACCATTAGATGTTAAAGTTGGTGATGTAGTAATCTTTAATGAAGGTTATGGTGCAAAAACAGAAAAAATTGATAATGAAGAACTATTAATTTTAACTGAAAGTGACATTTTAGCAGTTGTTGAATAG
- a CDS encoding Cof-type HAD-IIB family hydrolase has product MYRVITVDLDGTLLSPENKITKYTKKIIKLLIEKGFYFIFASGRHYIDMINIRDNLNIKAFMITSNGAKIYDVDNVLIFENNLNPKIALKLSRIRYLDTDIITQVYRNNQWYINNNKIDNNFSPTLSLLKYKYFFPDKFNFNKVSKIFFTSFNFNKLKFLEKEIISTLKNSVNVSFSMPGCLEVVSKEVSKGYGLNLISNILGIPLKEFITFGDGMNDLDMLSISGKACIMQNGDVRLKKILASAEIIGSNKYDGVAVFLNNKFIQKN; this is encoded by the coding sequence ATGTATCGAGTTATTACAGTAGATTTAGATGGTACTTTACTTTCTCCAGAAAATAAAATAACAAAATATACTAAAAAAATCATAAAATTATTAATAGAAAAAGGATTTTATTTTATTTTTGCTTCAGGTCGTCATTATATTGATATGATAAATATTCGAGATAATTTAAATATTAAAGCTTTTATGATTACTTCTAATGGTGCTAAAATATATGATGTAGATAATGTATTAATTTTTGAAAATAATTTAAATCCGAAAATTGCTTTAAAATTGTCTAGAATAAGGTATCTAGATACAGATATTATTACTCAAGTATATCGGAATAATCAATGGTATATAAATAATAATAAAATAGACAATAATTTTTCTCCGACCTTATCATTATTAAAATATAAATATTTTTTTCCAGATAAGTTTAATTTTAATAAAGTTAGTAAAATTTTTTTTACAAGTTTTAACTTTAATAAATTAAAATTCCTTGAAAAAGAAATTATTTCTACTTTAAAAAATAGCGTTAATGTAAGCTTTTCTATGCCAGGTTGTTTAGAAGTAGTGTCCAAAGAAGTTTCAAAAGGATATGGACTAAATTTAATATCTAATATTCTGGGTATTCCTTTGAAAGAATTCATCACTTTTGGTGATGGAATGAATGATTTAGATATGCTGAGTATTTCTGGTAAGGCATGCATTATGCAGAATGGAGATGTTCGTTTAAAAAAAATTTTAGCATCTGCTGAAATTATTGGAAGTAATAAATATGATGGTGTTGCAGTTTTTCTAAACAATAAATTTATACAAAAAAATTAA
- the dnaC gene encoding DNA replication protein DnaC: MTFYTEFFKRLQRLMPNKIQPKFENDQDLLAWNQEQGRLSSESILRENKAMKMQRVLGRSGIRELYMNCSFENYKIEHEGQQKVLKAAKRYAEEFHENIASFIFSGRPGTGKNHLASAIGNYLILHGKSILIVTVADLMSNMKGTFSGTSNITEEKLLHNLSSVDLLMIDEIGMQTESRYEKVIINQIVDRRSSSKRSTGMLSNLDHKGMKNLLGERVIDRMRLGNSLWLTFEWDSYRKYVKGNEY, encoded by the coding sequence ATGACATTTTATACTGAATTTTTTAAACGTCTTCAACGACTTATGCCTAATAAAATACAACCAAAATTTGAAAATGATCAAGACTTATTAGCCTGGAATCAAGAACAAGGAAGATTATCTTCTGAATCGATATTACGCGAAAATAAAGCTATGAAGATGCAGCGGGTTCTAGGAAGATCAGGAATACGTGAATTGTATATGAATTGTTCGTTTGAAAACTATAAAATTGAGCATGAAGGACAGCAAAAAGTTCTTAAAGCAGCAAAACGTTATGCCGAAGAATTTCATGAAAATATCGCTAGTTTTATTTTCTCAGGGAGACCAGGAACTGGAAAGAATCATTTAGCATCAGCTATAGGTAACTATTTAATTCTACATGGAAAAAGCATTTTAATTGTAACCGTTGCAGATTTAATGTCTAATATGAAAGGTACATTTAGCGGTACTAGTAATATTACTGAGGAAAAATTATTACATAATCTCAGTAGCGTAGATTTATTAATGATTGATGAAATTGGTATGCAAACTGAATCACGTTATGAAAAAGTTATCATTAATCAAATAGTAGATAGAAGATCATCTTCTAAACGTTCTACTGGTATGCTGTCTAATTTAGATCATAAAGGTATGAAAAACTTACTAGGAGAAAGAGTTATTGATAGAATGCGTTTAGGTAATAGCTTATGGTTAACTTTTGAATGGGATAGTTATAGGAAATATGTAAAAGGCAATGAATATTAA
- the dnaT gene encoding primosomal protein DnaT: MKILFSKNITLNAFCQNPMQIIKSKKNNIISISKNKKILFYVINPDFLKKLFDIEKYNLQNKITETEKKIIKKFSMHSNWKPDADFIKKSALWGISLDKEISQFELASFISYWEAEGCFFHHIQWQQKLARSLERSRSINIIKQKNDITYIPIPDQKIPEGFRGK; this comes from the coding sequence ATGAAAATTTTATTTTCTAAAAATATAACTCTTAACGCATTTTGTCAAAATCCTATGCAAATAATAAAATCAAAAAAAAATAACATTATATCTATATCAAAAAATAAAAAAATTTTATTCTATGTAATCAATCCTGATTTTTTAAAAAAATTATTTGATATTGAAAAATATAATTTACAAAATAAAATAACAGAAACAGAAAAAAAAATTATTAAAAAATTTTCAATGCATTCTAATTGGAAACCAGATGCAGATTTTATTAAAAAATCCGCACTATGGGGTATATCATTAGACAAAGAAATTTCACAGTTCGAACTTGCATCTTTTATTTCTTACTGGGAAGCAGAAGGCTGTTTTTTTCATCATATACAATGGCAACAAAAACTGGCTAGAAGTTTAGAACGCAGTCGTTCTATAAATATAATTAAACAAAAAAATGATATTACTTACATACCGATACCTGATCAAAAAATACCCGAAGGATTTAGAGGTAAATAA
- the glmU gene encoding bifunctional UDP-N-acetylglucosamine diphosphorylase/glucosamine-1-phosphate N-acetyltransferase GlmU, producing MLKKEINIVILAAGKGSRMKSNYPKVLHKLGGKTILEHVIKTAKSIKPNKIILVYKDQEKKILSIINNEYVQGVIQKEPKGTGDAILKASKYFSDNDDIIILYGDMPFISEKSIKKLIKYKKKSHITLLTAQIENPDGYGRIFRKNKKIIKIIEDQHANADQKKIKEVYSGTFIANAKDLKGWLNKVQNKNIKKEFYATDIIHFAYLEKKIIKTIQTSNYEEILGINNKLQLSILEKIFQKKQIDDLLLSGVTLKDPYHFILRGVLKHGKNVEIDTGVVLEGKIVLGNDVKIGAGSVIKNSFIGNKSEIKEYTIIENVTVGKKCIVGPFAHLRPKTILYDHIHIGNFVEIKESSIKKLSKIKHLSYLGNSEVGARVNIGAGSITCNYDGVNKFKTIIGDNVFIGANTELIAPIKIAKNTIIAAGTTLIHDVDTPCLVYNNKEEKKKLIHPKK from the coding sequence ATGTTAAAAAAAGAAATAAATATAGTTATCCTTGCAGCTGGAAAAGGTAGCAGAATGAAATCTAATTATCCTAAAGTATTGCATAAACTAGGTGGAAAAACAATTTTGGAACATGTTATAAAAACAGCGAAATCTATTAAACCTAATAAAATAATATTAGTTTATAAAGATCAAGAAAAAAAAATATTATCTATAATTAATAATGAATATGTCCAAGGGGTAATCCAAAAAGAGCCAAAAGGGACAGGGGACGCAATACTAAAAGCATCAAAATACTTTTCAGATAACGATGATATAATTATTCTATATGGAGATATGCCATTTATTTCAGAAAAATCAATAAAAAAATTAATAAAATACAAAAAAAAATCTCATATTACCCTATTAACTGCACAAATTGAAAATCCTGATGGATATGGACGAATTTTTAGAAAAAATAAAAAAATTATTAAAATAATAGAAGATCAACACGCAAATGCAGATCAAAAAAAAATAAAAGAAGTATACTCTGGTACATTTATAGCAAATGCAAAAGATTTAAAAGGATGGTTAAATAAAGTTCAAAATAAAAATATCAAAAAAGAATTTTATGCAACTGATATTATTCATTTTGCTTATTTAGAAAAAAAAATAATTAAAACAATACAAACTTCAAATTACGAAGAAATATTAGGCATAAATAATAAATTACAATTATCTATATTAGAAAAAATATTTCAAAAAAAACAAATTGATGATTTGCTTCTTTCAGGTGTAACATTAAAAGACCCATATCATTTTATTTTAAGAGGAGTCTTAAAGCATGGAAAAAATGTAGAAATAGACACTGGTGTCGTATTAGAAGGAAAAATTGTTTTAGGAAATGATGTAAAAATTGGAGCTGGATCTGTGATTAAAAATAGCTTTATTGGCAATAAAAGTGAAATAAAAGAATATACAATTATAGAAAACGTCACAGTAGGAAAAAAATGTATTGTAGGTCCTTTTGCTCATTTAAGACCTAAAACTATATTATACGATCACATTCACATAGGCAACTTTGTTGAAATTAAAGAAAGTAGTATAAAAAAATTATCTAAAATTAAACATCTTAGTTATTTAGGAAATTCTGAAGTTGGCGCTCGAGTGAATATTGGAGCAGGTAGCATTACATGCAATTATGATGGTGTAAATAAATTCAAAACTATTATTGGAGATAACGTTTTTATAGGTGCAAATACAGAACTAATTGCGCCCATTAAAATTGCAAAAAACACAATTATTGCTGCAGGAACAACTTTAATACACGATGTTGATACACCATGTTTGGTTTATAATAATAAAGAAGAAAAAAAAAAATTGATACATCCTAAAAAATGA
- the ftsY gene encoding signal recognition particle-docking protein FtsY, translating to MSSNKKNGFFSWINSKIHMESKKDKNEDKLITNETSNVKNYKNVFNKKATFLFKLKKGLNKTKKFFGDGINNIFSSKKIDDTLFEELEETMILSDIGINTTDKIIKKLINDTSRKELKNTEKVYSILKDRMHSILKKVEIPLEISHQVPFVILIIGINGTGKTTTVSKLAKKYKLEGKSVMLAAADTFRAAGIEQLQKLGKLINTPVISQSFGADPAAVAFDAVKSAISKKIDVLIIDTAGRLHNKLHLLGELKKIIRVIKKINLSYPHEIILVLDACNGQNIVKQTETFHQEIGITGLIITKLDGTAKGGVIFSLADQFLIPIRYIGIGEKTDDLVVFNSKDFIHSIFQR from the coding sequence GTGAGTAGTAATAAAAAAAATGGTTTTTTTTCTTGGATTAATTCTAAAATACACATGGAAAGTAAAAAAGACAAAAATGAAGATAAATTAATAACAAATGAAACAAGTAATGTTAAAAATTACAAAAATGTATTTAATAAAAAAGCAACTTTTCTTTTTAAATTAAAGAAAGGATTAAATAAAACTAAAAAATTTTTTGGTGATGGCATTAATAATATTTTTTCATCAAAAAAAATAGATGATACTCTTTTCGAAGAATTAGAAGAAACTATGATTTTATCTGATATTGGAATTAATACTACAGATAAAATTATTAAAAAATTAATTAATGATACAAGTCGCAAAGAACTAAAAAATACTGAAAAAGTATATTCTATTTTAAAAGATAGAATGCACTCTATTTTAAAAAAAGTAGAAATTCCTCTAGAAATATCTCATCAAGTCCCTTTTGTTATTTTAATAATAGGAATTAATGGTACAGGAAAAACTACAACAGTGTCTAAATTGGCGAAAAAATATAAATTAGAAGGAAAATCTGTTATGCTGGCAGCAGCAGACACGTTTCGGGCAGCTGGCATAGAGCAACTACAAAAATTAGGAAAGTTAATCAATACTCCTGTTATATCTCAATCTTTTGGTGCAGATCCCGCTGCAGTAGCATTTGATGCCGTAAAATCTGCTATTTCAAAAAAAATAGATGTTTTAATTATTGATACTGCTGGAAGATTACATAATAAATTGCATTTATTAGGAGAATTAAAAAAAATAATTAGAGTTATAAAAAAAATAAATTTGTCTTATCCCCACGAAATTATATTAGTTCTTGATGCTTGTAATGGGCAAAATATAGTTAAACAGACAGAAACATTTCACCAAGAAATAGGAATTACAGGATTGATTATTACTAAATTAGATGGAACGGCAAAAGGTGGAGTTATTTTTTCATTAGCTGATCAATTTTTAATTCCTATTCGTTACATTGGTATCGGTGAAAAAACAGATGATTTAGTTGTGTTTAATAGTAAAGATTTTATTCATTCTATCTTTCAAAGATAA